The Gemmatimonadota bacterium region AATGAAGAAAAGTTTCAGAGGGAGTTAATTCCTCCTTTGGACCTCTCTCCTCATCCGTGCTATAATCTAAAATGCCCGACGAAACCGCACCCAAACCCGCCAATCAACCGGATCATTCGCGTCCAGCGGACGGGCAAAAAACACGCGCAAATTATCGGTCTTTAATCCAAAACCCGCGCTCGTTACAACCCGTGTTCCAACAGGCTCCTCATCTGGAAACCACGCCTTACCCGCATCAAAAAATACACCGATGCCAACATCATCCAGGGGCCAGTCATCTCGAAAATGAGCTTCGCCATCAACCCAATAAATCGCATTAAACAACACCATGCGATCTCCCTCATAAGCATTCAATCCATAACCTCTAAGCGAAGAAGGACCCCCGAGACGATAGAGAAATTGCACGGGCACATGTCCTCGTCCAGTACCCGCGCGAACGCGCAAATTCAATTGGGTCCCACGCCCCGCATACTGATAGCGGCGCACATCCAGGATATAGCGTTCAAAATCAAAATCGCCTCCCAAAATACCACCTGCTTTCTCTGCCTGTGCCATTAAACGCCACCCCTGTCGAGACCGTCGGCTCGCACGACTATCTAACTGTAGTGTCCCCATTACACTGCGCATTTGCCCGGACTCAATCTTGGGATTGGGGCGAAAATTCATTCGGCTACCCCATCGATCGCCGAATAGATTCCAGGAAACGCTATTGGGCATCGACTCGAAAACATCTACACCCACCTGTCCTCGAACCTCTACCATGCGGTCAAAATCCCGAAAAATATAAGTACTGGCCCCCTCCCGACGATAATAGTCTCTAAAATCGCGCCGCAACAAAAAGGCAAAAATCGAATTTTCTATTTCATCAATACGCCAATTATCTTGCGTATTTGTCAACCCGTGCAATTCAAAACCCAGCGCAACTATGTTGTCCTTTGACGCACCAGAAAAAGTAAAAAACTCAGCACCAGCCTGATAATCCCATCGATTACTTCCAAATCCATAACCCACTTCG contains the following coding sequences:
- a CDS encoding BamA/TamA family outer membrane protein; amino-acid sequence: MCRMILCASVICFLIFGIANAQQDISSHLGYVEVKSLDVFESKDVTADVSIGQLMLKQVAERVKSKNKKIGEALSDLKLVRVHVLSIDEIAMRMDKIARYLDAMGWEITVQSWKKRERVLVYLQKEADAVIGLFAMVHDRKAATLTLVNVVGVVQIDKMGTVGRELEVEAFGRVARLLPGYKPPVSLIAHHRLRTWKARIAPFSNIWRVDHEDFLVRYNRVDGVFIGWRLPLKYRTSRGVAHYGEVGYGFGSNRWDYQAGAEFFTFSGASKDNIVALGFELHGLTNTQDNWRIDEIENSIFAFLLRRDFRDYYRREGASTYIFRDFDRMVEVRGQVGVDVFESMPNSVSWNLFGDRWGSRMNFRPNPKIESGQMRSVMGTLQLDSRASRRSRQGWRLMAQAEKAGGILGGDFDFERYILDVRRYQYAGRGTQLNLRVRAGTGRGHVPVQFLYRLGGPSSLRGYGLNAYEGDRMVLFNAIYWVDGEAHFRDDWPLDDVGIGVFFDAGKAWFPDEEPVGTRVVTSAGFGLKTDNLRVFFARPLDANDPVDWRVWVRFRRAF